The genomic stretch GGAGGCTACATGTCAAGGATAGCTTGTATCTTCTCTAGATTAACCTTTATTCCCTATTGTGTTAtcatatatccaaaaaatttGCCCGAGTAGATGCTAAAAGCACACATGGTGGGGTTAAGTTGCGTATTATACTTCTTGAAGACCACGAATACCTGGGAAAACTTGTCAGTGTGCTACTCATTATAACAACTTTAACTATCATGTTATCAACGTAGACTTCCATGGTATTTCTCAGCAAGTCATTGAAAACTTTGTTCACCATCCACTAATAAGTGGCCCTGGCATTGTTCAACTCAAACGGCATAACATTGTAACAATAGGTGCCTTTTTCAGTGATGAACGAGGTTTTCTCATAATCTGGCGAGTACATGCGAATTTGGTGATATTCGAAAAGGTATCCAAAAAACTTAACATTTCATAGCCAAACGTTTCATCCGTAAGATAATCAATGTGGGGCAGTAGATATGAATTCTTTAGGCATACTTTATTTAGGTCGATGAAGTTTATACATACATGCCATTTGCCATTGGCCTTTTTTACCATAATAATGTTGGTTAACCAATCAGGATAATAGACTTCACGAATAAATACAGCCTCCGTAAGTTTATTAACTTCCTTTTCAAGGGCTTTGAGCTtatcaggggcaatgtttcTCTTCTTCTACTTCATAGGCTTAGCATCTGACCGAATGTTTAAATGATGAGAGATCACCTTAGGATCAATCCTAGGCATGTCGACAAATGTCCATGCAAAAATGTCAACACTGACGTGTAAGCATTGAACAATTTCTTGCCTTTCTTAGGGTGAAAGTTGGCCTCCCACATAAAacaatttttcatcatcatcatcatcaggcAGCCTCATTGTTTCCAAGGCTTTGACTAGCATAAAGATGCATCATGATAACTTTATGAAACATGCTCACAAgaaatatgttaaataatatacttGCTACTTAACtgaaataaaacatatataatattgcaAATATGTTGAGCATAATATATATCACCCAATAACACATCATATATCATAAAGATGCACTAGCTTAAACATCATGATTTTTCAATCATACTTATCAAAACAAGAATACATATAGGCTGAACAAAGCATACGTGATTTCTATACTTTAAGCTCTAAGCCATCATACACAAATACTACTAATGCATActttgagtaattcttgaaagatagaaaatttagaattttattactcaaatgcattgaaCCTAAACATAAGCAACACTAGGAAATATTATTTGGAAAAGATACAACatttaaattctttcaaaaCTTGTTCTAGCTATATCTAGATGCATTAAGATAGCACCACTTAATTGCATCTACATTTTTACTCGAGTGACTAACCATCACTTAACTATACGCCTGAGAAAATGGATTTTTAGCAGCTTAACCAAATGTTGCTTGAAATCAACAATCTTAAAAATACTTGAATCAAAGCAATCAAGcattcaattaataaaatcttaaatatttttttattaaattttataacattgaGAGCCTTAAGAATATGATTTAAATAGATAACTTAAGCTTTAtgaattagaatttaaaatcACTTGCCTAAGCATATATACATTTACTCAAGAGCAAAGATGATCACATTGCTactaaatttgagaaaatacttcCACATATTTAGAACACTTAAGATATTTTCCAACCTTAAGTTTACTTCAAGTGTCATGAGGATATATGACATTTATCCATGACACTAATGCATTAGGATACTTAAGATATACATTGAGATCCTAGAGCAAGCTCTTAACAAAACAAGCATATTgacaaataataaacaaaacaaacttGATCACACATAAGCATATTAAAGTTTTTTAACACAACCTTAACAGAAAGGATAAGATAATCAAAACTCAAGTATCATCACTTGAGTATACGATTATTTACTCAAGAATCTTGATGTTTAACACTTAAATatcatatatgaaatatatgacACATTACTCTTAAACATTGAGTAATGCTGCCACAAAACACTCATGCATTATCTTTAGGATAATCCAAAAAAGAGACAATtaaaagatataataataaagtatATGGCTAAAACAAGTTTAACACATATGAGAACATTTAGagataaatcaaactaaaagataaacctATTAAGGTTCCTTAGCTTTAAATATTCTCAAGGCAAcctcaatatatattttatccaTATAAGCTTAACATATCCTTGAGCAATATActaaacaagaataaaataatttctatatatacaaaatatattaataagctTAGGAGAACATAACATAGGaggacattaaagttttggtACAATGCAGTCATCGGTAAAACATTCAGAATATAAGACTCAATAACTAGCTATGGTTTAATCGTGGCTTAGTCGGTAATGGATAATGTTTCGATTGTAACTACCACTTCTTTGCCCTTAGAGCTTTTAATGAAAGAAACATAGGAAACTTGGGCCTTTTTTTTGTCACCCCTTACTTGCCCAACTCCATGAGAGGTTGGGAATTTCATTAGTAGATGGCTTGGGGAAATGACTGCCCTCATATTATTTATCAGAGACCTTCCAAGAATCACATTATAAGTAGTGGACTATATTCTTATTACCATGAAATTAACATAGTGGGTTATACTTTAGGGATGAGTGCCCAAAGTTTTGCGAGCTGTACAAATCCCGCAATAGGTATCGCCTTCCTCATAAAATTATACAGAGGAGAAGAGACGAGTTTGAAGCAATCATACACAATGTGTATTTGTTCAAAATAGTTCcaataaataagattaatgGAACTACCGCTATCTACAAAAATGTGCTCAATAGGATGATTGGCAATCGCCACTAAGATGACAAGAGGGTCATCATGTGGTATTAAAACATCACCCTAGTTTGTAGAACTAAATGTGATAGACTATTCATCTTTTTCAACACGAGCCACCAAATCCACATGTAAGGCCTAGCAAGCATAAGTTTTTTGAGCTGATGAAGAATCACGGGCAATTATCTCCTCTCCAAAAATGACATGGATTCTCTCCTAAGTGAGTTTGTTATTCATTGGACTTGCTAAGGTTTCTCCCCTTTTAGTGATTGCCATCATCATTCTTCCTCCTTTGATTAACACAACCAGGCTTGGGAGATTGTCTTCGATTACCCTGCCTTGGCCCTCTTTTTCGATCTTGCGGCTACCTTGGCCAATCAAGGATGTACAAATCCAATTTGCATTCACAAATTAGGTATTCAATTTGATTCGTCAAATCGCGACATTGCTAAGTTGAGTGACCCTAATATTCATGGAATTTACAAAATACATTTGGGTTGTTGCCCAATTATTTATTAGAATGACAAGGAAAACTAATCAATCCAGTATGGCccatagaagaaagaaatgttGTACAGGACAGATATGTAAAACTCTAAAACAACATTTTGGCAAAATTCTCAGTTTTACGAGTTTTCATCTTAGCCATAATAGACCTTTCATTAATggctctctttcttttctttctttctttctcacttGAGATGACAGAGTTATTTAGGATTTCCATTTGCACTATGAACCTATTGGCGTGAGCGAGCAATTCAGTTAATGATGTTGGTTGGTCAAAGGCAAAGGACTCCTTTAATGGCACAAATGTAGTGCCTTGGAGAAGCGTCATAACTGCCATACCCACCTAAAGCTCATGTACTTTCAAGGTGGCATTCTTGAAGCAATCAATATACTGCCTCAGCATCTTAGTAGGTCTTTGACAAATTCTAAGCAAGTATGTGGGATCTTTCTTCCTAGGGGAATTGATAACAAAAGCTATGATGAATTCCTTCTACAACTGATCAAAGGAAGCAATATACTCTTCTAGCAACTCATTGAACCACACATGAGCATGATCCATTAGGGTCAAGAGGAATATGTAAGGCATAGTCTCATTATCCCACCCATGTAAGGGAGTGAGGAATTAGTATTGCTACACATGGTGGTCAAAATTCCCATTCCCAGAATATATGGGTAGTTGCGAAATCTTAAATCTCGAAGAGAGTGACCACCTCAACAAGTCAACAGAGAAAGGAACCTTTCTTCTATGCATGTCACCATAGGGAGTTGCAACCCTCTTTTGTTCGAGGATTTCTTCGACAATCCTTTTTACttcaaatgattcaaataaGCTTAGAGGATTCTGTGAAGTAGCCTCAGTAGGCTTCAAACAAATAGCCCTAATTGGACTTCTATTGCCCTTGGAAGTTGTGTTTTCTATGGTCTTATCTTGGGCAATAGCTTTTCTTGTATGTATATGCTTTTCTGCCAATATTTCTTCAAGGGTAGGCTTGTAGGGCTACAGCTCTTGAGGGTTCTAAGTAGGCATATACAACCTTCTTAAAGGTGATTGCGTATTATTCCCTCCGGAAGCCAAATGCCTAACTGACGGAGGTAGTTCAGCTTTAGGCAAAAGGACCTGTAACAAATCAATTAAGTCCTTTAAAGCTTTGGTATTCTTTTCATGGCTCTTTTTCAACTGATCATGATAACTTTTCTTTAGCTCTTGATATTCCACAAGGGAGACAATAGATGGTATTCATCCTCCCTAGGGTCTCGGCACCCTTGTAGGTGCTTAAAGGTTGCTCTTAGGAGCTACAGAGTGTCAAGGGGAATGCATATCTTGTACTTCAATAAGGGTGGGATATTACCCGAGAAAACGTCTATGTTATTTGAGAGAACATCTTCTTTAGCCGAGGAAACAATGAACTGTTAGCCCATACTGCCAACCTTGCTATGGAGATTACTGCTAGCTAACCTTGGGTTCCCCACATCTTTGACACAGAGAAATAGAGCATTGTCTGAGAGGAGCACTTATTCGTCTGGGAGGATTTGCACTCGATAAGATGAACGTTGTCCTGGAGAAGGAACCGAGTCATGTTCTCTAGGAAAACTCACTCTTATCTTAGTGGCTTCATCTCTACAAGGTTGTTATTCTCTGGCACGAGTTGACTGTGTTCTTGCCATTAAATTTGACTCTTTATCCTTTTCATAGGTGGCGTCATATTATTGttgtcaaaaatataataattaaaatttatagcaAGGGAAAGTTAGGCCAAGGTGGAGCCAGACACAAAACTTGAGGTGACCACTAGAGCAGGAGAAAGGAAAATATTGTTGTCTAAGAGAGAGCTCGACTGGCTTAGGTCTTTTGAAGAAGCAATTACGGGCTCAAACAAACAGCAATATTGTTGAAAAAGGTGATAGATGGAAAGCTATATGGGAAAGAGCTCTGTTATTTGGGATAGAGCAATTGCAAGGCAGAACACTATTAGAAGGCATGCGGAGATTCCTCCTATACGGGCCCTCCAATACTTAATATAAGTCGTGATTGTCATACATAAGCAAATCGAAAGTCTTCCGAGAGACGAAATGGCTACTCTTCCATATGGGTAAGCAACTTAATGGCATGTTTAAGCTTACGTACATGAGGTTGGTATTTTAGTTGTGATTATCCTTTTAGAAATTGAAGAGGATCCATCTATAAATGAAAGGAAGggggtataaataccccttaAGATGTCGATAGTGGGACACGTGGTACACATGCATGAGGTGTGCACAAAATTGTCCCTGGTTAAGAATGGATTAGGCTTAGAAGGAACCCCCTCCCTCCTTCCCCTGCTAAAGAGTATGAAACTAGTGAATCCTCTAAGAGAAGGAATGTCTTGAGGTGAGCTGCTATTGCATGGGGCAATAACAAGTTCTTTACTACATGTGGCTTGTCAAGGAGTAGATCTCGGTTGTCGTCCCCCAAAAGAGTGACTCAAACTCGTGAACATGATGCGTGATTCCCAAACAACTGAGAGAATGGCCTTTTCTAGGAGCAAAACCTTCTCTAGGAGAATGACATCTTCCCTCGAAGGGAGATTAAGAACATCCTCCGAGAGAACATCATCTTTCCCCAAAAGTTATGCTACAACATATTGTAATAACCTTTGGCAAATTGCCCCAAAGTTGCAAACCACAAAGATGATGGAATAAGAAAGTCGAAGATTTGCTTTTAGATTTGGACGCCTTCAACAACCTAGGTCTCCTTTTATATAGTTTTCAAGGTTAAGCCAAAAGCCAAAGTTgttcttgaaattaatttaacatacaTGAATTTAGAGGTTTGACAATATGTATCATCATATGTATAGTAGCATTTATGTATCCAAAAATGAATGTAAAAATCAAGTTCTTGAAAttctattcttaaaaaatatgtataaaaaaaaacaaaaaaaccagTTACAGATTCATTAGAGTTTGAAAAGTCATCTGAACTTACAAGAATGATTAGAAAATATATGGAATTTGACACATATTTAACTGAAAATACACTATACGTATTACTACATGTGAATGTCAAGAGAACCCAGACATGCGATGCAACCACAAGTAAGGAGTGTTTatttcatggaattgaattgGATGTTGTTATTGTCATCATCATTCTTTTCCAATTCATAAGTGAAGTTTGCATTGGCCTTAAAATACATGCATCTTTAAGCATATGATCCCACTTGTGTTCCAATGCAGTAGAAATGAATCTGTACTACATCGTGGCAAGATCGAAAAGTTAGACCTCCTGTTGAAAGCAAACAATGAAGCTGCTCCTCTTCAGCTCCTGTTGTGCTCATATCTCTCTAGTATAAAGAAGTTGCCCTTATCATCCCTCCCTATTCTCAGAGTATCATCAACATATCTGTGTGCAGCCCCAGTTAAGGAACCAGTCTTTGTCTATATATTAAATCCTAGTAAAACCCAAAATAACACGAATGAATCTGAAGgcttgttttctttatttttcaagattgcAAAGATAGAAGAAGGATACGTGATTTCGAGCCATCCCTCTGGATTGAAGATGCCAAGAAGAATTTGATAGTTCTTCCGAAAGACATTCATCAACTGCATAATGGTTTCCAAACACAGACAAGATGTAATAATTCAGCTTAAGCTCTTGTCTAAATGTGTATTTTCTTGAAACTTCCATACCTGGTCAGGGGTGATCGTAGACTTCTCATACTTAATATTAACTCTCTGTGAAAGATTAGGAAGAAGTTTGGTTTAGGGTTATTTGATCGCAAGTCAACTCAATTGAATCTGTTCAGGGAATGGATAAAACGAGAAGAGAACGAAGTTGAGAGTTTACTGATTTGGATGCAATCTTGAAGGAGGCTTCAATTTCGAGCTGTCCATTGAAGATATTCAAACCTCTCACATTGAACAAGACGACATTAACTGCTTTGCCCTCCATTTTCCCACCAACAACAATTGAAGATTAGTTCAAGAATCACCATTTTATTATGCGGTATAATTGAATACTACCCATCCTCTATATTGAAAATTTGAGCAGAAAACAAAATTCAGAACTGtaaaaacatcccaaattttCACTTAATATTGCACTTGTCTCgttcttttttttcccctacAAAGCCACTTACAAAGACGATCCTCTGCAACCCTCACAAAGCAGCAGGTTTTGCACATTGCGACAccctttttaattaaatacaGAGTGAAAGGAAAAAGGAGCTGTATGAGAAGATGTATACCTCGGTGACATCAATGGTCTGGAAAAAATCCCCCAAACTGATGAAATCTCTCAATCCAAGCTTCGTTCTTTTGGGGCCCAGTATTGTTATGGTACTGTAAATAAGCTTCCAGCATCCTCCCACCTTCCAAGTTTAcaggaagaaaacaacatcgAGAATAAATTCTCAGCCACAAAGATTGAACACAAATAAATTCATGCGTAGACTCAACACGAAACCAAGTTCACCTTCTCCAGAAAACGGGTAGGCTCTGGTGTTGGGTTCGTAGATTCAAGGAGCCTGACGGAAGCTTCAATCTCAGATTTCTTTGCGATTGGAACTCCGAAGATGCCTCTGTTGATGCCTTTTTTGAAGCATTTTCCCCAATTCAACacatgaatttaaattaaatacccacaaaacaaaattatgaCTTCAACGCAACATTTAAGTTGTGAAAGGAAGGGGAATTTCTTCTTTCGTTTTTCTTTTAGGTTTTGGATGAAAAAATTAACGCGGGTATGAATGTATTACCTTGCAATTGTTGGTAAAGGTGTGCTTTGATTTGGGTTGGGGTTGAGGGAAGAGATGATGATGAGTCTGCAGTAGTAGTAGCAGCAGCAGTGTCTTCGTCTTCCTCTCCACTTCCGACCAAGCTGCCCGAACCATGTTGTTGTGCAGGAGCTTTGAATCTGAAACAAACAGAAGAAGGACCTTTCTTCGTTGTGAGAATTGAATGTGTTTGAGCTCTCGTCGTCGTCATCTTTGTAAGAATTGGGTGGGAAGCTGGTGGGATTGCTGGGTGCACAAAAAGCTTTGTAGCCATGGCAACGCAGAGCCTGACCAATTAATATGCCAATCACCAACAAGGAAGGGTTCAAAGAGGTTTATATcaacctcctcctcctccttcttcttcttcttctaattcctgCGTTGCGGTTGCATTTGCAGTTTGTATTGATCCCTTTCAACCCTCTCTCTCTGCTATACATTAGCAGAGCTTTTTtcgttttttcttttcttttcttttcttttcttttttttcgaaaggaagaaaacaaagaacaaaTAATAAAGCATTTGTATGGACGGGAAACCAAGCAACTGTCCACGTGACGTTCCACACCGCCATCACACTCCTAGCCCTATGTTTACCTCTCAAACCTCGATTGCCTCTGTGTGCGTTTTCTATTAAAGACAAAAAGATAATGAAAAGAAACTCTTGCTAAAGCCGCTGCTCTACCATTgccgttattttaattattattatcaaaatataataataaatttatttaacgaaaaatatcataattaagtTGTTTGAATAtacaaggaagaaaacaattaGATGACACGACAGGGTCTTCACGTAAATACTCAAATACTCATGTTAGACACTAAGAGtgataaaaatccaaaaataatatttatatcagTATTAGAGATATACcttttttgggttgaatgtctacttatttatagaggaacaTAAAGTAATATGAAATAGTCTAGGATTAGAACTCTTAACAGATAGTGTCTATCATGATCTTTCCTAATTTGGTTACctagaattaggatttttatAGATGACATTTATCTTACCTTTTTGGAGATAAAATTCTTTATAGATGGTTGTCTATCCTTTTTCTTGAAAGGATTTTCGAATGTTGAAGTTATCTAGTTTCCGCGTTGTGCGTGACTCCCCCCCCATTCCCCGGTATTTGAGGAAATGCTTTGGTGATGGTGTCGTCATTTTGGGGAAATGAGGTGTCGTGGGAGTTTCCTGCAAGTATTGAGAGGTCGAGGGGCCATAGGGCCTCTCTCATGCCTCTTGAAGCCTAGGGGTCACCCTTGTGCCTTCTAAGGTTGCGGGGTAACCCGCATGCCCCTTTGGGTGACTTTAGGGTGTGCCCCCCACAACTATCTCCTTCTCATGCCGCAAGCCCGCAACCATCTTTGAGCCCGAGGCCATCTCCACCTTGCTTAGCAAGCCCGAGGCTATCTTAGCCTCGCGTTGCATTCTCATGACCATCTCCAAGCCCACAACCGTCTCCTCCTCACGTTGCAAGCCCACGACCATTTTTGCCTCGAGTCACAAGCCCGCAACCATCTCTGTCTCGCATTGCAAGCCCACAACCGTCTTAGCCTCAAGTCGCAAGCCTGTGGCCGTCTTCTTCTTACGGCGCAAGCCCGTAGCCATCTCAACATCGCCTCGCAAGCCTACGATTGTCTTTAAGCCTGCAACCGTTTTTGAAGCTCACGACCTTCACTACTTTAGCATTGCTCGTGGCTCTTGTGGCATTCTCGTGACCAATGCCTTTTGCAGAGACCCTTCGTGGTCTCCTTTACTAACCTATGAGCCATGTCGGTCACTAGCTGTTGATCTCTGGCGAGGCCTTTTGTCATCGGGTCATCCTGATTAAGCTGGGTTGATCtgcttattaatttattttcaatattttttctcatgacACACCAATTGCTTCCCACTCTTTCATTCGAGTTTCTcaaattggaagaataaagTGTGGTATGGCATATCTTACTTCTCTTTTGGTGGGTGtcaaatccaacaaataataaatttttactcttaaaaatgtaaattgtgatagtgatgagcaatGTCGTATCTACagggattggttagatctattactttcaaaacttaaaataaatagaagaaacaattggaggattttgaattttgaaatttaaacaattaaaaacagaatattattctaaattaataaggtaaattaaaatgtaaaaagattaaagtaatcaatagaaaCGCTTCCGATAGAAGGAGGTTATCCACCAATGGTTATGacactgatcattgatgccaaagtcactaattttccttgaTTACTTGgccttagaaagaacaacaagctctgttcattcaatgtttcccttacttcttaattaattaaaacaagctcttcaattaaccATTCCTTCAAATAACCCTAGAACAaactctctagaatttaattcaaatgtagcattaaactttgtggaaacaagaccaaatctgaacaataaacacacaagctcaGTTTATTTAATTCAGCACATGTACTCCTTAGGAATTGAACGAAAACTtgtccataatcatcaaccctagttgctacttatgcaagaaagaccaaacaattacgaatttggtattcaagctagcaattaatcatgcatcaagaattgaatagcggtcatctatgcaatcaaaacacatagtcataaacattaaaatcagaagatatatgaatattcaagagaaaatcaaattgcaaataaactcaaaaagatctcaTAGTGTTTTtcaccatggcttcaaaatatccttctaccgaaaaaccaaagtttagccacacataataagagaaagaacacaaaaagaagagaaaatacaaaaatgatgcTTCTTCCTCACAAGGGGATGATTTTAGGTTTGGTTAAGCATGAATTACTTATGTTAGTTGCAAAGTCTATGAATCTAATTAAGAAGTTTGTATGGATATGCAAACATGATGTGAGTGTGCTTAGTTCTTTTTAGTTTGGTAGTGTTTTCCTTTTAATTATGAGTTCATGTTCAATTGAGAATTGCATGAGAAGGAGTTATGATTTGAAAATtctgatttttaaatttgtggaaaaaaattttaacggatctcacagtgttcttcaccatggcttcaaaatatccttctaccgaaaaaccaaagtttagccacacataatgagagaaagaacacaaaaaaaaagataaaatataaaaatgatgcttcttcctcctcttggatgtgcttctttgcctctttttcttcctggaCATCCCCCTTTTCTCGAGCTTGGATCAAGAACTTAAATAGGCCCCAACAAAGAATCAAAATTAGCCAAAAAATTAGGGTTTCCTAGACTCCCGTAAATTATGAGCCTGTTTTGGGTCAAATAAAAAGCTTTTTGGGATTCGGCCCCTTCTTAAGAATTGTAATTAAGAATGTGTAGATGAATTTAGAATTTTGAATAACTCGATTTGGACATCATAAGCACAAGTTATgcccttttaaagattcagtaTTCGGGCAGAATTCTAAttcaattaggatttggcctaGCTTTTCGGTCCTAACgttgaagcaatgtttggaggtccaaacaaactcatatttggacaaataataccatttgggaaagcccaagaagtcctctacaaaatCTATGAAGACCTCATTCATGTTCTTAAAATCTAACATGGTCAAAAATCTGCAAAAAAcccaaaaggtcaaaatattaaaaaattgaaattttttaagtaaaagtcCAATTTATTCTAACTTATCCAAAATTgtcttaaccataaaaataagtataaatcagCATAATAAGGCATAAACTCACCCAAAAGACCGTAtgtaaggaaaataaatatatgaaattatgcactcatCATCTTTCATTAAATGTTTTAAGACTCAAGCTCTGTTTTTGCATGTTTTTGCGCTTCGATGCTTTTGTGGTTCAGTTTCTTGGGTAATGAGCCTTAGATCATTCCCGTGCATTCCCCGCTTCAGtcaatttttgtgttttgttaTCTACATGTGCTCTCATCGGATCTTCCAACCATATAGGTTGAGGCTAAGATAGAATGACGATGTTCAAAAGTACCATACCTCGATTCTATAAATGAACCGTTATATGAAAGTCAATCATCTCGAATAAAAATACTTCTTATCCCCAGCTCCCCCATTTAATTGTAGGGAAGGCAAGGCTTGAATCAAGAAGTGATAAGGATTTTGTAATCATGATGAGCATGCTAATTGAGGCTAGAGTTAAGAATTCACATTTGGTCCTCAACTTGTCATCAGTGTTGGACATGTCAACTATGTGGAATCTAGGTTTAGTTGACTGTGGCCAATTACCCTTGTGGACTTTTAGGGAGGAGCTTTTACGCCTAAACTGTTAAAGATGAACGAAGTTTAGGTAGAGCATCTCTCAACTTTTAATCCTAGGTAAATCACCAGATTGCATTTAGGTGGACGAACTAAGGGCCCTATGTAATATGGCTCCCTAGTTTGTTATAGGCAACTTGTTCCATCATAGGACTTTCCATTGAGGGAGATCGCATCGCCACTCCCCCGGTCTTTTGGCTTTAACGAGTCATCGCACCAACTCCCCAATCCTTTATGAACATGGGACAAACGTTTGCTCCCCTActctttagtttttttgttgataatgaatttgcacttttatattttttttatcttaatttagtCTCATCCATTTTGTGCATTTCGACTTCAAGTTATGCTTGATTATTCTCACACATCCATCGCCTTTGATTTCGAGTTATCCTAGACCATTTTGTGCTTTTAGCATTTTTGGCTCGTAATCTAATTTCACGCATTCAGCACCCCTGATTCTaggtgttgttgccaaaatacaacaattaaaatttatgatgtggggtccactcgagctcgatgtcgggtgaagttaggttgccgtaagagatgttgcttcaagggaggttgccgttaggatgcttgtcgcaaggatttgccgctagttctcgtcactagctttcgccactagctctcgtcaccagcttcgccacgaggt from Diospyros lotus cultivar Yz01 chromosome 9, ASM1463336v1, whole genome shotgun sequence encodes the following:
- the LOC127809473 gene encoding fibrillin-5, chloroplastic produces the protein MATKLFVHPAIPPASHPILTKMTTTRAQTHSILTTKKGPSSVCFRFKAPAQQHGSGSLVGSGEEDEDTAAATTTADSSSSLPSTPTQIKAHLYQQLQGINRGIFGVPIAKKSEIEASVRLLESTNPTPEPTRFLEKVGGCWKLIYSTITILGPKRTKLGLRDFISLGDFFQTIDVTEGKAVNVVLFNVRGLNIFNGQLEIEASFKIASKSRVNIKYEKSTITPDQLMNVFRKNYQILLGIFNPEGWLEITYVDDTLRIGRDDKGNFFILERYEHNRS